The genomic DNA TCGATATCCGTATGCCCGGCATCGGTGGTCTTGATCTGCAAAGCCGTCTCGCGGAAAGAAGGCGCGTTCCGCCGATCATTTTCATGTCGGCATTTGGCGACGTGGCCATGACGGTCAGGGCGATGAAAGCCGGCGCGAGGGATTTCCTGTCCAAACCGTTTCGCGATCAGGACCTGCTCGACGCGGTCTCCTCAGCGCTGAAATACAACGAGCAGATGCAAGCGATCGAGGAATTGCGCGAAAGTCTGGAGGAGCGGTATCGTTCTCTTTCGGCCCGCGAGCGTGCGCTTCTGCAACTGCTGGGCGACGGGCTGATGAACAAGCAGATCGCATCGAGGCTTTGTTTGAGCGAATTTACCGTCAAGATCGGACGTCGTTCGCTGATGAAAAAAATGAAGGCTCGCAACTTCGCGCAACTGATCAAGATGGAAAGCCAGATTACCGGACTGGACAGCCAGAAGATCCGCGCGTTGTGCGAGGGCGGCGCGAGCGAAGCTGCCTGTCGGCCGGAATTG from Paraburkholderia edwinii includes the following:
- a CDS encoding response regulator transcription factor, with protein sequence MAASAIGSGAQHASTVFVVDDDDSVREALQGLLASVGLRSRAFATAEAFLDYDAACTGTHASCLLVDIRMPGIGGLDLQSRLAERRRVPPIIFMSAFGDVAMTVRAMKAGARDFLSKPFRDQDLLDAVSSALKYNEQMQAIEELRESLEERYRSLSARERALLQLLGDGLMNKQIASRLCLSEFTVKIGRRSLMKKMKARNFAQLIKMESQITGLDSQKIRALCEGGASEAACRPELAISSVLHE